The Coccidioides posadasii str. Silveira chromosome 3, complete sequence genome contains a region encoding:
- a CDS encoding uncharacterized protein (EggNog:ENOG410QE8Q~COG:B): MANSHASTSKPSRRPHHTTPFVYDVQTVDRWPVKEILDSRIRIERGQPILEYCVAWEPSWQPRRNLIAGCEDLVEEFHDKWKTKRPSMTTLAGHRHFHQSKVSRKGRGGKRGKSRRRGA, encoded by the exons ATGGCCAA CTCTCACGCCAGCACCTCAAAGCCTTCACGGCGTCCACATCACACTACCCCGTTCGTGTATGATGTCCAGACAGTGGACCGGTGGCCTGTGAAAGAGATCCTTGACTCTCGCATTCGTATCGAGCGGGGCCAGCCGATCCTGGAGTACTGTGTTGCTTGGGAGCCCAGCTGGCAACCTCGCAGGAACCTGATTGCAGGCTGTGAAGACCTAGTTGAGGAATTTCACGACAAGTGGAAAACCAAACGACCTTCGATGACCACCCTGGCAGGCCACCGTCACTTCCACCAAAGCAAGGTTTCGCGCAAAGGCCGTGGAGGCAAGCGTGGAAAATCGAGACGAAGAGGGGCCTAG
- a CDS encoding uncharacterized protein (EggNog:ENOG410Q56X~COG:Q), with protein MHADAMEKDSSDQRHCALTRTFHRLRIRIEYDGTLCKRMYPPPGGDDPLEWLLQNTISDCHDFGIQHSKKQLGNRESLALLDSQEENMEKVLHELSDIRGRIETLQKQNTTLEEKSAMLEEQNTALEKKTAALQDKPQQRFVSEYAMGFWRIGRISNRPGIHKDRETTSIRNEIAHGGDIIGDIMRQSNMPKSRSCHMSLSIRKVFNRPIRYRSTKPWPEPPHIPKKPSEYLTPWPQLANSAVGRVKQNENADGSLKSMLLRLLMRH; from the exons ATGCATGCAGATGCCATGGAGAAGGATTCCTCCGACCAGAGACACTGTGCTTTGACCCGTACATTCCACAGACTACGGATTCGAATCGAA TACGATGGCACTCTGTGTAAAAGAATGTATCCACCCCCGGGCGGAGATGATCCTCTCGAGTGGCTATTACAAAACACGATATCCGACTGTCACGACTTTGGCATCCAGCACTCCAAAAAACAACTTGGCAACAGAGAGAGTCTCGCTTTGTTAGATTCACAGGAGGAAAACATGGAAAAAGTACTACACGAACTCTCGGATATCAGAGGTCGAATCGAAACACTCCAGAAACAGAACACGACGCTTGAGGAGAAAAGTGCGATGCTTGAGGAGCAAAATACGGCgcttgaaaagaaaacagcgGCTCTCCAGGACAAA CCTCAACAAAGGTTCGTATCGGAATACGCCATGGGGTTTTGGAGGATAGGGCGAATTTCCAACCGGCCGGGAATCCACAAAGACAGAGAAACCACAAGTATTCGAAATGAGATCGCACACGGTGGTGATATCATCGGCGATATCATGAGACAATCCAATATGCCGAAGAGCAGAAGTTGCCATATGTCACTGAGTATAAGAAAGGTTTTCAACAGGCCTATACGATATCGTTCGACGAAGCCTTGGCCCGAACCCCCTCATATCCCCAAGAAGCCATCCGAGTATTTGACACCTTGGCCTCAGTTAGCGAACTCCGCGGTTGGAAGGGTGAAGCAAAACGAAAATGCCGACGGAAGCTTAAAAAGCATGCTGCTAAGATTATTGATGCGGCATTGA
- a CDS encoding uncharacterized protein (EggNog:ENOG410PWFT~COG:S) has protein sequence MDHIDVDTRDFLDRAEHYLGKAKIRIDCLEFEGNTSRARTINTRHISHLANVFKSGCYRLRPENYVPALVNRAVLARSLELSSLRQRDLLRDGEPCELILPDGATLTALHGQHRLLAAKEVLWPTDQWWVVELYSSGKPSYSASRKIDTKRKMSLKPGLPSSTKAAICEAYSHELRFCHGDIYRQLRYHEMNGEIEEAARWKCRFSKSIRDDIDNFQRKHGRMAREFDRLLPFVGLWPGIELGAFHRWLHSKCDEAYVHYLQRMFDSWSSIFGDQEELFPLLDHNTVFHLETLAPRHATRDAGKIRELMQGGRIFSMVRHDEDRRVILEQLLATDGRILSFKTFLQDTLYLEPCAKALRRLLPSKPPGSLREAFFGSYTGVNQVPGEIRVQTRESGMVVYHGTQATSRMLGYAQLVLAVMRDFPLMTHVAPRQASGKGKPIIEGCSEEYWYQLATLAFELGFDTTEIRNLRSGNPLENLARAFIRRSRPPELYEINQHLLDNLASHFAEQFPVIAQPRYRAGPPVFTTDSEAIEKTARWNRPLDTHYLKDREYMYLDVMYNYHPITASCLTSLAFQRDIFVSFFGALPLYPVGGGVEGQDPPPPSVPPSPQLQDYSPVRVDSNPGSSIYSDRETEPHLFQPLDGDMSPSSIARMLVENGSLALYDWKEHQIARFTDGDRERFYRTVSLLADKGYCFLRLNNEGRVAVYLLRDLWDTSQGEKAILAGPKEDLANFVGRAAEILNNFTKYVLRESS, from the exons ATGGATCACATAGATGTTGATACACGGGATTTCCTGGATAGAGCGGAGCACTATTtgggaaaagcaaaaatTAGGATTGACTGCCTTGAGTTTGAAGGGAACACGTCTCGTGCGCGAACAATCAATACTCGCCACATTTCCCATCTTGCCAATGTTTTCAAGAGCGGATGCTATCGGCTCCGCCCTGAGAATTATGTACCTGCTCTGGTAAATAGAGCTGTGTTGGCCCGTAGCCTTGAACTCTCTAGTCTGCGGCAGAGGGACCTTCTGCGCGACGGGGAGCCATGTGAGCTTATACTTCCGGATGGCGCAACTCTGACGGCGCTGCATGGTCAGCATCGGCTGCTAGCGGCCAAGGAAGTCCTCTGGCCAACAGATCAATGGTGGGTAGTGGAGCTTTACAGCAGTGGTAAGCCGTCATACTCAGCTTCACGCAAGATTGACACTAAAAGGAAGATGTCCCTGAAACCAGGCCTGCCTTCTTCAACCAAAGCTGCAATCTGTGAAGCATATTCCCATGAGCTACGTTTTTGCCACGGTGATATCTACCGCCAGCTTCGTTATCACGAAATGAACGGAGAGATAGAAGAGGCGGCACGATGGAAGTGCAGATTCTCCAAAAGCATCCGAGACGATATTGACAATTTCCAGCGGAAGCATGGCCGGATGGCCAGAGAGTTTGATAGGCTTTTGCCTTTCGTTGGTCTTTGGCCTGGTATTGAGCTTGGGGCATTCCACCGGTGGTTGCACTCAAAATGTGACGAG GCGTATGTTCACTATCTTCAACGTATGTTTGACAGTTGGTCGTCAATCTTCGGAGACCAAGAAGAGCTCTTCCCCCTGTTAGATCATAATACTGTCTTTCACCTTGAGACCCTCGCCCCAAGACATGCCACCCGGGATGCTGGAAAGATTCGAGAACTGATGCAGGGAGGACGGATTTTCTCGATGGTTCGCCATGATGAAGACCGCCGGGTCATTCTTGAACAGCTTCTTGCAACCGATGGGCGTATCTTGTCCTTTAAAACATTCCTGCAAGATACACTCTACCTCGAGCCCTGCGCGAAAGCATTACGACGTCTCCTTCCGTCCAAACCACCCGGCTCGTTGCGGGAGGCATTCTTCGGATCCTACACCGGAGTGAACCAGGTACCGGGGGAGATTCGTGTTCAAACGAGGGAGTCTGGGATGGTAGTATATCACGGAACACAGGCCACCAGCAGAATGCTTGGATATGCACAGCTGGTGCTCGCTGTTATGCGTGATTTTCCTCTCATGACTCATGTTGCCCCCCGTCAAGCTTCTGGGAAAGGAAAGCCCATCATTGAAGGGTGCAGCGAGGAATACTGGTATCAGCTGGCTACGCTAGCCTTTGAACTTGGTTTTGATACCACTGAGATTAGAAACCTGCGATCCGGCAATCCATTGGAGAACCTTGCCCGTGCGTTCATAAGACGCTCACGCCCACCGGAGTTATATGAAATCAATCAGCACCTGCTCGATAACCTAGCAAGCCACTTCGCCGAGCAATTCCCAGTGATCGCGCAACCGCGGTATCGCGCCGGGCCTCCTGTGTTCACAACAGACTCGGAAGCTATCGAAAAAACTGCCCGCTGGAACCGTCCATTGGATACACATTACCTGAAAGACAGGGAGTATATGTACCTTGATGTGATGTATAACTATCATCCCATCACGGCCTCATGCCTCACATCTTTGGCTTTCCAGAGGGATATCTTCGTGTCATTCTTTGGCGCTTTGCCGCTATATCCGGTGGGCGGCGGGGTCGAAGGACAAGATCCTCCACCGCCATCAGTGCCTCCGTCGCCCCAGCTGCAAGATTATAGCCCGGTAAGAGTCGATAGCAACCCAGGAAGCTCCATTTACAGCGACCGAGAAACAGAGCCCCATCTATTTCAACCGCTTGATGGTGACATGTCACCGTCGAGTATAGCAAGGATGCTAGTCGAGAATGGTTCTCTGGCCCTCTATGACTGGAAGGAACATCAGATTGCAAGGTTCACAGATGGTGATCGGGAAAGATTTTATCGTACCGTAAGCTTGCTTGCAGATAAAGGTTATTGTTTCCTCAGACTAAACAATGAGGGTAGAGTGGCTGTCTATCTCTTACGGGACCTCTGGGACACATCGCAGGGTGAGAAAGCCATTTTAGCTGGACCTAAGGAGGATCTTGCCAACTTTGTGGGAAGGGCGGCCGAGATTTTGAACAATTTCACTAAATATGTCTTGAGGGAGAGTAGTTGA
- a CDS encoding uncharacterized protein (EggNog:ENOG410PYK3) has translation MAPARDKQGTVESETKRRRTVFRKFRSLCRDFQLKGLVIVSDCDGKVYCFKNDKNFPSKDLTARLPLITENYDDFVAIPDGGNAERRRKSATRLNAAASERVGKASDFWPPVF, from the exons ATGGCGCCCGCTCGAGACAAACAAGGCACAGTTGAATCCGAAACGAAGCGAAGAAGAACAGTATTTCGAAAATTTCGCTCGCTCTGCCGGGATTTTCAGCTCAAAGGATTGGTCATCGTCTCTGATTGTGACGGAAAGGTTTATTGCTTCAAAAATGATAAAAATTTTCCGAGTAAAGACCTT ACGGCTCGACTGCCACTGATTACCGAAAATTATGATGATTTCGTGGCAATACCAGACGGAGGCAATGCAGAAAGAAGACGAAAATCAGCAACAAGGTTGAATGCTGCCGCAAGTGAAAGGGTGGGAAAAGCGAGTGATTTCTGGCCTCCTGTGTTCTAA
- a CDS encoding uncharacterized protein (EggNog:ENOG410PYK3) — protein MGIHLLQNLDTGTLDVDALHSLIEDFHTEVASGNADEALNIARNLARQYNIPIDSIEQSLRADRNASFTSGSSAVTRSLVHREPSGTRHSQESGGNSAATQALTSRGPRGIQRNQESDGNTLDLGALSQGFANLDLINEDIRDEYGTATDGTVLAWNYAGATGFQVFVAYENNGAVTARLEPGRFHSFNKDTLPQMTSTKRGRLRTDRTEEYYFQRGDILGIGLVAPYIDENSEEDPVGALAPGPRGTVYPKVVVEVLYRDGHIGYEPKGNLSQLLRKSESEVNKVIHLMFRKQEENYQNQIALGGNLLEERPDNTYWRNTERQYNQLRQALRWQGIAPYQEPVSWDQQLLQRWPPEQSSFAPQQQLLGRPAPAQQRSGWRQPPMQQQAPTTALDLQQQLLNVLQQIEAQSQARSRAPTSRQQLLNQLQQIGAQQPSQTPQPPQARSRAPTSRQQLLNQLQQIGAQQSSQSPQPRRATSGALDSSQQVANILQQLGARQPSRSQQRRDQRRVEISSPSPLETRRLLRERSQATPQPTDDPFDMRASSGRAAERTQHSGNRGAQASSSSSRVPGRRGGRTNERQQTSRPTRLTPPSFVAPGNYQSPSVEPEEEE, from the coding sequence ATGGGTATCCACCTCCTTCAAAATCTCGATACTGGCACACTTGATGTTGATGCACTGCATTCACTCATTGAGGATTTCCATACCGAAGTTGCTTCCGGCAACGCTGATGAGGCTTTGAACATAGCGAGAAATCTTGCCCGACAGTATAATATCCCTATAGATAGTATCGAGCAGTCTCTCCGTGCGGACAGAAATGCTAGTTTTACTAGTGGAAGCAGCGCTGTTACTAGGTCTCTTGTACACCGAGAGCCCAGCGGCACTCGGCATAGCCAGGAATCTGGCGGTAATTCCGCTGCTACTCAGGCACTTACAAGCCGAGGGCCCCGTGGCATTCAGCGTAATCAGGAATCTGATGGCAACACACTCGATCTAGGCGCCCTTAGCCAAGGATTTGCAAATCTGGACCTTATAAATGAAGACATTCGCGATGAGTACGGGACCGCAACTGATGGAACTGTTCTAGCCTGGAATTACGCCGGCGCGACGGGCTTCCAGGTGTTTGTTGCCTACGAAAACAACGGAGCAGTAACAGCTAGACTTGAGCCGGGCCGTTTTCAtagctttaataaagataCCCTCCCACAGATGACTTCGACCAAACGCGGGCGACTCCGGACAGACCGGACTGAGGAGTATTACTTCCAGCGTGGTGATATCCTTGGAATCGGCCTCGTCGCTCCCTATATCGACGAGAACAGCGAGGAAGACCCAGTCGGAGCATTGGCACCAGGGCCCCGGGGAACAGTCTATCCCAAAGTTGTGGTCGAAGTTCTATATCGCGATGGCCACATTGGATATGAACCAAAAGGCAATCTCAGCCAGCTTCTTCGAAAATCAGAAAGTGAAGTGAATAAAGTTATTCACTTAATGTTCAGAAAACAAGAAGAGAACTACCAGAATCAAATTGCCCTGGGTGGCAATCTTCTTGAGGAAAGACCGGATAACACTTACTGGAGAAATACGGAACGACAGTATAATCAGCTGCGACAAGCGCTGCGATGGCAGGGCATCGCGCCATACCAGGAGCCGGTTTCCTGGGACCAACAACTGCTACAGAGGTGGCCGCCGGAGCAATCCAGCTTTGCGCCTCAGCAGCAACTACTTGGAAGGCCAGCCCCTGCGCAGCAACGGTCAGGTTGGCGCCAGCCTCCAATGCAGCAACAAGCTCCTACCACAGCACTAGACttgcagcagcagctttTAAATGTTCTGCAGCAGATAGAAGCCCAGTCTCAGGCTAGGAGCAGGGCACCAACCTCGCGGCAACAGCTCTTAAATCAATTGCAGCAGATAGGAGCCCAGCAGCCATCTCAGACCCCTCAACCGCCTCAGGCTAGGAGCAGGGCACCAACCTCGCGGCAACAGCTCTTAAATCAATTGCAGCAGATAGGAGCACAGCAGTCATCTCAGTCTCCTCAACCACGCCGGGCTACTAGCGGTGCACTAGACTCGTCGCAGCAGGTTGCCAATATCTTACAGCAGCTAGGAGCTCGACAGCCATCTCGCAGTCAGCAACGCCGAGACCAACGCAGAGTAGAGATTTCGAGCCCAAGTCCATTGGAGACACGGCGACTTTTGCGGGAGAGGTCCCAGGCTACGCCACAGCCAACAGATGATCCATTTGACATGCGCGCATCGAGCGGCCGTGCTGCTGAACGGACCCAGCATAGTGGGAATCGAGGCGCCCAAGCATCATCGTCAAGCAGCCGCGTTCCTGGACGGCGTGGTGGCAGGACTAACGAGCGTCAACAGACATCTCGCCCGACCCGATTGACACCACCATCGTTTGTAGCCCCAGGAAATTATCAATCACCCTCCGTTGAGccggaggaggaggagtag
- a CDS encoding uncharacterized protein (EggNog:ENOG410Q5FD) yields MRMCIERKDDFDVLRDGEQSTDLNVRDYTISTALYQGTMPLEAISGARCSLMNIWLPKELWHLRPERSLRNELRILKDTELELSANFAPAGTFVDIHIDQNRHALYKSGSYGALFKVRLSSHGWAGFPLTESSNIDQQAYMMIQRSLQAIHSQGVLHGDAEPRNILWNNISHRPMIVDFGRASMRRPLANVSPNTIGKKPNHAKNEKPFMLERQAMQHSLEALAQKVEELKI; encoded by the exons ATGCGCATGTGTATTGAGCGGAAAGATGACTTTGATGTGCTAAGAGATGGGGAGCAAAGTACCGACCTGAATGTGCGGGATTATACAATTTCAACCGCTTTATATCAAGGAACCATGCCGCTTGAGGCCATCTCTGGCGCCCGATGCTCATTAATGAATATCTGGTTGCCTAAGGAGCTCTGGCACCTCCGTCCCGAAAGGTCACTCCGCAACGAGCTACGTATCCTTAAAGACACAGAGCTAGAACTAAGTGCGAATTTTGCTCCAGCAGGGACTTTTGTTGATATACATATTG ATCAGAACCGACACGCGCTCTACAAGTCCGGCAGCTATGGTGCACTGTTCAAAGTGCGGCTCTCTTCTCATGG CTGGGCAGGATTTCCTCTTACTGAGAGTTCAAATATTGACCAACAGGCTTACATGATGATCCAGCGCTCCCTTCAGGCGATCCACAGTCAAGGCGTTCTTCATGGAGATGCTGAGCCGCGGAATATTTTGTGGAACAACATATCCCATCGGCCAATGATAGTTGATTTCGGACGGGCGTCAATGCGAAGACCTCTGGCCAACGTATCTCCAAATACAATAGGCAAGAAGCCCAATCACGCAAAGAATGAAAAGCCGTTTATGTTGGAGCGGCAAGCCATGCAACACAGCCTCGAAGCTTTGGCTCAAAAGGTTGAGGAATTGAAAATTTGA
- a CDS encoding uncharacterized protein (EggNog:ENOG410PXHZ~COG:P,Q) has protein sequence MMAWQEAGSDGKATQITLLARRRAGFTLKLHEHMHSNTVRTWIEGPYGRPPRIQGYDRVLMICTGVGIVAHIPYIKEFLDCYKRWKVPGRKIFLAWEVHERAQLDWVRDLMDELLKQDQDGYILRIALYLVYSQRKKRKPRGEHDRIWELPGFINTERVVTRQFLQSKDRLLVTVSANDRIRDGVRELIKSKMQTDIRMIDLDFQPWEESKLEQSTPLSTAV, from the exons ATGATGGCTTGGCAGGAGGCAGGGAGTGATGGTAAGGCCACCCAGATTACGCTGCTGGCCCGAAGGAGGGCGGGGTTCACATTGAAATTGCATGAACACATGCACAGCAATACGGTGCGGACGTGGATTGAAGGGCCCTACGGCAGGCCACCGAGGATACAAGGCTATGACCGTGTACTGATGATTTGCACCGGCGTTGGGATTGTCGCCCATATTCCATATATCAAGGAGTTCTTAGATTGCTATAAACGATGGAAGGTCCCCGGCCGCAAGATTTTTTTGGCCTGGGAGGTGCATGAAAGGG CTCAATTGGACTGGGTACGTGACTTGATGGATGAGCTGTTGAAACAAGATCAAGATGGCTAT ATTCTACGAATTGCCCTTTATCTGGTCTACTCGCagaggaaaaagaggaaacCGCGGGGGGAACATGACCGTATCTGGGAGTTACCGGGCTTCATAAATACTGAAAGAGTAGTGACTCGCCAGTTTTTGCAGTCTAAGGACCGGCTGCTTGTTACCG TCTCGGCTAATGATCGTATCCGTGATGGTGTAAGAGAGTTGATTAAGAGCAAGATGCAGACAGATATTAGGATGATTGACCTTGATTTCCAGCCGTGGGAGGAAAGCAAGCTCGAACAATCCACACCTCTCAGCACCGCCGTGTAA
- a CDS encoding uncharacterized protein (EggNog:ENOG41KOG0544~COG:O): MTNTSLDSDEARRHPKNPSQAHEDSPQLSHSGDDSARLNFCDKHVPDTKTTTKEVHDVGRPSLGDTVTVACTTYLYDTQEGCRGKKIDGTADGEEGFKFTLGKGIVVIGFEKAVLSMTTGEKRTVIIPPEEAYGDRQSGFPGLIPPKATLTLDILLIEIHKT, from the exons ATGACTAATACCTCTCTTGACTCGGATGAAGCGCGCCGTCACCCAAAGAATCCCAGCCAGGCCCACGAGGATAGCCCACAGCTTAGCCACTCAGGTGATGACTCCGCTCGTTTAAACTTCTGTGACAAACATGTACCAGATACAAAGACGACTACTAAGGAGGTACATGACGTTGGCAGACCAAGTCTTGGAGATACAGTGACTGTAGCGTGCACTACATATCTTTATGATACACAAGAGGGCTGCAGGGGTAAGAA AATCGACGGTACCGCGGATGGAGAGGAAGGCTTCAAGTTCACTTTGGGGAAAGGAATCGTTGTCATAG GCTTCGAGAAGGCAGTGTTGAGTATGACTACAGGGGAAAAGCGTACCGTGATCATTCCGCC AGAGGAAGCATATGGGGATCG ACAAAGTGGATTTCCGGGCTTGATCCCACCCAAGGCAACTcttactct TGATATCCTCCTCATCGAGATTCATAAAACTTAG
- a CDS encoding uncharacterized protein (EggNog:ENOG410PJ8S~COG:S): protein MSKHAKNWDQSQPQTALSVLEAYDLQNWSELPVCHPPFQFYSFPITVMAGLSSDEIATVERYPLRNSLDRVRGLLQGAEQSHGDAADGPDQTYQMAISKALIALMDAKAAYNLRPPISRLNIISELSRLLTCLQEGNYSHDHYRPLVQLVVQKAPDTDIWKAVYDLIATVTYAEKSTPPPRQSLPILQTPRSRNTSSLANSSELRRDIDPVLREELLEDLHADVPDFYAAYFDDIEGLVSTAQAVFENCKTGDSPLYRENGWKDWPDHADEKPVLKWLTEVIDQLVQFAEIHDPSRTVVRRPLAKPAQPVAGSTAKRKLDIGFVDDPYATPDKRYEWSQILVPGELKNDRKYDIPSGARLDLARYAREVLSAQGDRRFVLGFTLCGPLLRVWEFDRCGGIGSEETDINQDGLQFITVILGFLFMNRRQLGFDPTVVTVDGRRCIEIERDGKKEHLVIDGVILRARCVAGRATTCWKAHRQGDERTLVVKDSWQYPERDEEGELLREAMESGVTNVARYYFHETVQVDGKDDDVRTIRKGLEVPPSKAKQVSLQVAMRTSASNRGRTGRSNGVGLKRSSDCVDTILPPPPSKRTQSSSPTKRLADSSPPNRVHRRVIVRDYGKPIYESSSRVALLVGMEGCIVGYESLYSRAGLIQSDISPRNLLVNEDDDNPSWRSFLIDLDLAIRTQRDGFSGTRGKTGTRAFMAIGVLYGEKHSFMHDLESFFWVLFWICVHYEGPGKGRTVDDFEEWNYMNTEKLAGAKKGLISDESDFLRIADDNFTPYYRPLVPWVNRLRRTVFPNGGRWKEINPNLGSEMRKILQDAQEDTEVTD from the coding sequence ATGAGTAAACATGCCAAGAATTGGGACCAGAGCCAGCCGCAAACCGCCCTGTCTGTGCTTGAAGCATATGATCTCCAAAATTGGTCTGAACTTCCCGTTTGTCACCCTCCATTCCAGTTCTACAGTTTTCCTATTACCGTTATGGCAGGATTATCATCAGACGAGATTGCTACGGTAGAGAGATACCCTTTAAGGAACTCACTCGATCGGGTGCGTGGCTTGCTCCAAGGAGCTGAGCAGTCTCATGGTGACGCTGCTGATGGCCCTGATCAAACCTACCAAATGGCAATATCAAAAGCCCTGATTGCTTTGATGGATGCAAAAGCGGCTTATAACCTTCGTCCGCCGATAAGCAGGCTAAATATCATTTCAGAGCTGTCGAGACTATTGACTTGCCTTCAGGAAGGCAACTATAGCCATGATCATTACCGACCACTCGTCCAACTCGTCGTCCAGAAAGCACCCGACACCGATATCTGGAAGGCCGTCTACGACCTCATCGCCACTGTCACATACGCTGAAAAATCCACGCCTCCACCTAGGCAATCTTTACCAATCTTACAAACCCCGCGCTCGCGAAACACCAGCAGCCTTGCCAACTCGTCGGAGCTCCGAAGAGATATTGACCCTGTCCTGAGGGAGGAGCTTTTGGAAGATCTCCATGCAGACGTCCCTGACTTTTATGCAGCTTATTTTGATGACATCGAAGGTCTCGTCTCGACCGCGCAGGCTGTGTTCGAGAACTGCAAGACTGGCGATAGCCCTCTCTACCGCGAAAATGGATGGAAGGATTGGCCTGACCATGCGGACGAAAAACCTGTACTAAAATGGCTTACCGAGGTCATCGACCAGCTTGTGCAGTTTGCAGAAATTCACGACCCATCTCGAACAGTTGTCCGCCGACCCTTAGCTAAGCCCGCTCAACCAGTAGCCGGATCTACCGCGAAGCGGAAGCTCGATATAGGCTTTGTGGACGACCCTTATGCCACGCCGGACAAGAGATACGAGTGGTCGCAGATCCTGGTACCGGGAGAGCTGAAGAATGACCGAAAGTATGACATCCCTTCTGGGGCGCGGCTCGACCTGGCAAGGTATGCTCGAGAGGTGCTATCCGCGCAGGGCGACCGCCGATTTGTCCTCGGGTTCACCCTGTGCGGACCCCTCCTGCGTGTTTGGGAATTCGACCGTTGCGGCGGGATTGGTTCCGAGGAGACAGACATCAACCAGGACGGCCTTCAGTTCATCACAGTGATCCTGGGGTTCCTCTTCATGAACCGACGGCAGCTCGGCTTCGACCCGACCGTTGTCACGGTGGACGGTCGACGCTGCATCGAGATTGAGCGCGATGGCAAGAAGGAGCATCTGGTGATTGACGGGGTGATCCTGCGGGCACGTTGTGTCGCGGGCCGAGCCACCACCTGCTGGAAAGCGCATCGCCAAGGGGACGAGCGGACCCTGGTGGTCAAAGACTCCTGGCAGTACCCGGAGCGCGATGAGGAAGGGGAACTGCTGCGCGAAGCAATGGAGAGTGGAGTCACGAATGTTGCTCGATATTACTTTCACGAAACTGTCCAGGTGGACGGCAAGGACGATGATGTGCGGACTATTCGAAAGGGTCTAGAGGTCCCTCCGTCGAAAGCCAAGCAGGTTAGCTTGCAGGTGGCCATGAGGACGAGTGCATCCAACAGAGGCCGTACCGGCCGAAGCAACGGCGTCGGGCTAAAACGATCTTCTGATTGTGTGGACACAATacttccccctccccccagCAAGCGTACCCAGTCCAGCTCTCCGACGAAGCGTCTCGCGGACAGTAGCCCACCGAATCGAGTGCACCGTCGCGTCATTGTTCGAGATTACGGGAAGCCTATCTACGAAAGCAGCTCAAGAGTGGCTCTACTTGTCGGAATGGAAGGCTGCATTGTAGGGTACGAATCCCTGTACTCCAGGGCCGGGTTGATCCAGAGCGATATCTCGCCGCGAAATCTTCTGGTcaatgaagatgatgacaaCCCTTCATGGCGGTCCTTCTTGATCGACCTTGACCTTGCCATCCGAACACAACGCGACGGGTTCTCGGGAACGCGGGGCAAGACGGGCACCAGGGCTTTCATGGCGATCGGCGTGTTGTATGGGGAGAAGCACTCATTCATGCACGATCTCGAGTCGTTCTTCTGGGTCCTTTTCTGGATTTGTGTTCACTACGAAGGACCAGGGAAGGGCAGAACTGTGGACGATTTTGAGGAATGGAACTATATGAACACGGAAAAACTTGCTGGCGCGAAGAAAGGTTTGATAAGTGATGAATCAGATTTCCTTAGAATTGCAGATGACAATTTCACTCCATATTACCGACCACTGGTCCCATGGGTCAACAGGCTACGACGAACTGTGTTTCCAAACGGCGGACGATGGAAAGAAATAAACCCAAACCTGGGTTCGGAAATGAGGAAAATACTTCAAGACGCACAGGAAGATACGGAGGTCACAGATTAG
- a CDS encoding uncharacterized protein (EggNog:ENOG410PHB6~COG:S), with amino-acid sequence MYSSYVFIRPAKEPQAIVLRRKYVWAIIGNVAPILKELDRLASLDVWISFNEQKKKFIVKDFALELEVYTQDSALFDKAG; translated from the exons ATGTACAGTAGCTACGTTTTCATCCGTCCAGCGAAAGAGCCTCAGGCAATCGTACTTCGTAGAAAGTATGTGTGGGCCATCATTGGAAATGTCGCCCCGATTTTGAAGGAACTTGATCGTCTTGCATCT CTTGATGTCTGGATCTCTTTTAatgaacagaagaagaaatttattGTTAAAGACTTTGCTCTGGAGCTTGAAGTTTATACACAAGACTCAGCTCTTTTTGACAAAGCAGGCtga
- a CDS encoding uncharacterized protein (EggNog:ENOG4113H5C): MNVEGMNVEGMNVEGMNVEGMNVEGMNVEGMNVEGMNVEGMNVEGMNVEGMGHIRLAEWAVHGAPTIESLVSEIQKLQLDVLHESEKRQLLEFVMR; the protein is encoded by the exons ATGAACGTCGAAGGGATGAACGTCGAAGGGATGAACGTCGAAGGGATGAACGTCGAAGGGATGAACGTCGAAGGGATGAACGTCGAAGGGATGAACGTCGAAGGGATGAACGTCGAAGGGATGAACGTCGAAGGGATGAACGTCGAAGGGATGGG CCATATTCGGCTTGCAGAATGGGCTGTCCATGGCGCACCTACTATCGAAAGCCTAGTCTCTGAGATTCAGAAATTGCAACTTGACGTGCTTCACGAGTCAGAAAAGCGACAACTACTTGAGTTTGTGATGCGCTAG